Sequence from the Psilocybe cubensis strain MGC-MH-2018 chromosome 10, whole genome shotgun sequence genome:
AATTACCGTCGTTTCCTAACACGCCACGCATACAGCTTTCGGGTTCCTGGGAGGAAAAGAAGTTAAAGAAGCAGGAATAGGAAATGCTGGACTTCGTGACCGTATGTCCGTCATGATGATCATACTTCTTGTCCTAATTTCGTTTTAGAGCGTTTCGCTATGCAATGGATTCAAGAAAATATATCACTCTTCGGAGGTGATCCTACAAGAGTAACTATGTCGGCCCCCCAGTTCCGTTGTCGATTTTACTGTACTCATCTGAAAGCACAGATGGGGAAGTAGTGCCGGTGCTATATCCGTTGGATTACACATGGTTGCAAACAACGGAGACCCGCAGGGACTATTCCACAACGCGTTCATGGTATGCAATTTATTTTGATGAGAAAATGGTTTATGCGAGCGTGAACCATCCAGATATCGGGCTTCCCAATGGCTCTTCACGACATTGAACACCAGCAGCCTTTCTTTGACCAGCTTGTTAAAGACACTGGATGTACTGGCTCGACGGACCCCATTGCATGTCTAAGGGCCGTGCCTTATGACACCCTTGCTAACGCTGTCAATCAATCCCCTGggttcttctccttctcgagCGTCCAACTATCTTGGCCGCCCACTGTCGATGGTCAATTTATCACTCAAGATCCACAGACTTCAATTCAGCAAGGCCGATATGCTAAGGTAGGTATTGGTTAGAATTGCTGACATTTGAACTAAGCGTTGTAGATCCCAATAATTGCTGGAGACTGTGACGATGAAGGAACGTGAGTACTGCTCAGATGTACTTGATTTTACATAGAAGCTGACGGCCTTGTTACTGCAGGGTCTTTTCTCTTACTACTTTAAACATAACGTACATCATCATGCTCTGCTTTTTCATGGTACTGTGCTCTAATGTGTGATTGTTTTCCCCTTTAGAAACGACAGTGAATTTATTGATTACATGAAAACAAAGTGAGCATACAACGTCTTTTGATATTTATATTTTCTGACGGAGTTGACAGTTACTTCGAAGATATCGCATCTGCGGAACAGTTGAAAGCTATTAGCATTGCGTACCCTCAGGATGTTACACAGGTGAGGCAGGCCAACTCTCCCCTTCAGTCAGCAGGCTAAACTGGAGAAAACATACTACAAGGGATCACCATTCAATACCGGAGCATCTAATGCTTTAACGTCAGTGAAGGCAAAATGCGTTACTATTATTTAAGAGACTGACTCTGGGTTCAAGCCCGCAATTTAAACGCCTAGCCGCCATTCAAGGAGACTTGGAGTTCCAGGCGCCTCGTCGGTTCTTCTTGGAGACAGCTTCAAAAACACAACCAACTTATTCATACCGTCAGTCTCGCCTAATTCTCGGATCATTGTATGACTCTACTGATCTCCTACTGGGATCCACAGTATACAAACGGGGCAAGTCTGTTCTTCTCTTTGGGGCTCAGCACGGATCCGACGTCAACGACTGGTTCGGAATTGGAACCTCTACCGATTTTGTTGGAACCGATGCTGTTGGTACGTGAGCTCGTGTTACTAATAGTTGGTgcagaattgaccaaacttCCAGTAAACTTTGTAAACAACGGAGATCCCAATACTTCCAATGCTCCAAAAGGTTCAAACATCACTCACATCAACTGGCCACTCTGGAGCTCCGACAAAGAGAATCCTCCTATGTTTACGTTCTTAGATAGTCCTCAACCAGGAGGGTctccaaccaccaccattacCCCTGATACATACAGGACAGTTGGAATCCAACAGCTGATTGACATATACTTAAAGATCGGGACGGCGTAGGAGGATTACGAGTACTCGTAATAAAGGAACAAAATATGCTTATGTATTCTATAcatgatattgatattttCAGCTGCGAGCCTTTTGAATAGGACCGTTATCAAAGTAACTTATTCGACTTACTTTAAACCAACGACTTTAAGCTTGGAAGAAATGTTTGTTGCTCTGGAGAGATAGTGCTCACGCATAATCCCTAGACCAAAATGAGGCTGTAAAATAATACAGGTAAAGGCAATCTAGCAAGGGATTCCCTCCCTAATATCTCCAATAGCCATATTGTGGACGGATTCAGTAgcgttgaagttgaaagACCGGGGCCCAATTCGAAGGCAGTGATTGGCTGATCCGCAAATTATTCCCACGGTCAGCACGCTTTCCGAGACTATCCGCAGGTAATTTTGAACCTCTGTACCATCACCAAACGCCCTCCAAAATGAGTTCCATCGtgtccttcttctcttcctttgtcTCGACCACCCACGCCGACTCCGAGAAGGAGGCCCCTGCCGACGCTGAGGTCGTCGTTGAGACACCTGAGGAAGAACC
This genomic interval carries:
- a CDS encoding putative secreted lipase (putative secreted lipase ARB_02369), translating into MRLLVLLSTLVSLSLYPFVGGSPVRRSTEPTVTLSYGGFQGKTSGNLVKFLGMPFAAPPVGNLRFAPPQPPIPFAGVKPATSFGAACFQQLPQGIFADLIAQGVILNFTTTPTEGPAGLTINVVAPATLTPGQKVPVVFWMYGGGFQFGDASVNPGDTLVARSIEVGEPIIFVSANYRINAFGFLGGKEVKEAGIGNAGLRDQRFAMQWIQENISLFGGDPTRVTIWGSSAGAISVGLHMVANNGDPQGLFHNAFMISGFPMALHDIEHQQPFFDQLVKDTGCTGSTDPIACLRAVPYDTLANAVNQSPGFFSFSSVQLSWPPTVDGQFITQDPQTSIQQGRYAKIPIIAGDCDDEGTVFSLTTLNITNDSEFIDYMKTNYFEDIASAEQLKAISIAYPQDVTQGSPFNTGASNALTPQFKRLAAIQGDLEFQAPRRFFLETASKTQPTYSYLYKRGKSVLLFGAQHGSDVNDWFGIGTSTDFVGTDAVELTKLPVNFVNNGDPNTSNAPKGSNITHINWPLWSSDKENPPMFTFLDSPQPGGSPTTTITPDTYRTVGIQQLIDIYLKIGTA